The following coding sequences are from one Bacteroidia bacterium window:
- a CDS encoding FKBP-type peptidyl-prolyl cis-trans isomerase — MKKAAITLLLSLWLYPNFAQDSPLKAGQTYKTPSGLEIATLVEGTGSVPKIGDIVQIHYRLAIKDGKVLASSQEKANPPIFVKVGSGNYIKALDETLLLMKAGTRVNVIVPPSMGFGKNQIDNEIPANSTLMLELLLIDPNQAKKTDNPTASNPTNNPKPVEFDENKAIKSASGLKVIITQEGKGDKPNTGDSVYVHYRGTLENGNEFDSSYRRNQPFGFKLGTGQVIKGWDEGIAMLNEGAKAILKIPPQLAYGEKAVGTIPANSTLIFEVELVKIVRKK; from the coding sequence TATGGTTGTATCCTAATTTTGCCCAAGACTCCCCACTTAAAGCAGGACAAACCTACAAAACTCCATCGGGCTTAGAAATTGCTACGTTAGTAGAAGGTACAGGTAGCGTTCCTAAAATAGGGGACATTGTTCAAATTCATTATAGATTGGCAATAAAAGATGGAAAAGTTCTTGCTTCAAGTCAAGAAAAGGCTAACCCACCTATTTTTGTCAAAGTGGGCAGCGGTAATTATATCAAAGCTTTGGATGAAACGCTTTTACTAATGAAAGCAGGTACGCGTGTAAATGTAATTGTTCCGCCAAGTATGGGTTTTGGCAAAAACCAAATAGACAATGAAATCCCTGCAAATAGTACGTTAATGTTAGAACTTTTACTAATAGATCCAAATCAAGCTAAAAAAACAGACAATCCTACGGCATCTAATCCAACAAACAATCCAAAACCTGTAGAATTTGATGAAAATAAAGCAATTAAGTCTGCAAGTGGATTGAAAGTAATTATCACTCAAGAAGGTAAAGGTGATAAACCGAATACAGGAGATAGTGTATATGTTCATTACAGAGGTACGTTAGAAAATGGCAATGAGTTTGACAGCTCATATCGGCGTAATCAACCTTTTGGGTTCAAACTTGGGACAGGGCAAGTTATCAAAGGCTGGGACGAAGGCATTGCTATGCTCAATGAAGGTGCCAAAGCTATTCTCAAAATACCTCCCCAGTTAGCTTATGGCGAAAAAGCCGTAGGTACTATACCTGCTAATTCTACGCTTATTTTTGAAGTTGAACTAGTTAAAATTGTACGAAAAAAATAA